The nucleotide sequence GACAGCGCATCCACAGAAGTCTTTAAACACAACACGACACGTTCAGGGACTCACTGCAAATCACCATAGCAACAGGACTGAGGATGCGGCCATGATACAGAGACACTTAAACAAGAAGTACTACGTTGTCATTGATACAATCAGTTACTGAGTCACCGCTCAGGGCTGGATGTACCGTCAGCAGCTCCTGTCTGCAGTGTACTTGTGgatgtaatagattactttgATGATTCTCAGGTTGTGCAGAGTTATCTAACTGGATTTATGGAGGTTTATTAATGAGGTCATCAGTTTGTAACATTAAATCTGAGgagttatttacacccttgatgtGTGGtggctaacactgttagctaacagtagctacatgAAGCCTTCATGTTAATAAAGGCTGTAAATCTGTTCTAAGATCAGGTTGTGAtgtgtctctgctgcagactgtaatcacagcagacgagctgatggagacttctgatgtttcttcagttgtttagcagaaagctgaaactctgttttacttttactcaactgTTCCTTTTTAATGACTGTGCTGTGTGGAGGTGAACGGACATTAAACTCTCTGAAACCAATCAGTGGATTATCTGACTGACTGATCCTCATTGATCACTGCACATGTTGTGCTGTCAGTCTAACAGAGCTGCAACAGAAAATGAGTTGAACTATTTtgataaatgattaattgattcacAAACTTGAATGATTCAAAGAAGTACAAAGATAATGTATTTGTCATTACAAGAATTTCCTGTGACGGTCTAAATCAGACCGCAGATGTCCAGACAACACGACAGTGTTCCATTTTTCTGATCATTAAATCAGCCTTGAATATCAGCTGTTATTCAACATTTATCTGATTATGATatttgtgatttttctgtcacaAACGTGTCATCTGAGCTGTGGGCATTTTAATAATaccacattttatttatttagacaaATCAATCATCGTCATGATCAAACTTCATTATCAGAGATTAGACACAGATGTGATTATTGATTGAAATGTGAACAGGTCGCTGCAGTCTCACTGTTCACAACCGATCAATCATTTATTACAGTGACAGTAATGGTGATAAATTCAGTGTACAATTAAATATTTCCTCCGATAAAAATCATCGTCTGTTGCAGCTGAATGATGACGTAATTGCATCAATATCTCTGATGCAGCTTTTTAAAccgataaacaaacaaaactgatcGAATTTAAGAAGCGTTTCATTCTGTCTCACATCTGATCACATCAGCGTGTCGATAATCCCGTTGATCGATTGTTTCCTATACATTCATCGAgctgctgtttcctgtttaACACCAACAACATGCCACCGTTTATCTCAGATAGCGTTAGCTTAGCGGCTAGCAGTTAGCCGTTAGCTCAGCTAGCTGAGTGTAAGCTGAGTGTTAACTGTACAGTTAACACACGGAGCCCGCCAGACCCTTTAAAGTGTGAAGCAGCGTCATTAACGGATTATTTAAAGGTTGTTTACAGGTTGTTTGAGGGTTAACGGCTCGTTCTTACCGACTGTCGGTGAGTTTGATCAAACAGCAGCTGGAAACACCGAAACTCTCCCAGAGGAACGTCATCCAATCACAGCTGACCCGGAAGTAGTTTCATCATCctcgttcttcttcttcttcttcttcttcttcttcttcttcttcttcttcttcttcttctgctttttcaCTTCTAAATAACtataaatcaatcaatacatTTGATTAACATCAATCAGCGACTTTTgagataatataatataatataatataatataatataatataatataatataatataatataatataatattagtATGCTGTTTTATTGACTGATCAATTAAGCCAGAAAACagtcagcagattaatcaataattaagAATAGTTGCAggtcttattttattttatttatttattttacatttttgtaaacaaaggtaaataaatcaaacaataaacTATGGTTTATATACGTTCTGATTAGTAAAACGAATCTGGAAACAACAGAGCACCTGTTTTATGAATGTGAGACGTTCCACAATTTGTGGAAATCCCTCCATGACTTCATGTCGTCCGCCTCCAGAAACATTGACTTCTGGTCctttcaaaatattcaaatcgGAGTAATCCtcgaagacaaaaaaactgAGTTCTTAGTGAATAAtctcattattattacaaaatattatATACACAAATGCCCCCCTTCGTGGTTTGCTCTTAAGAACAAATTCTCCTTGTTACAAAACTGTctgaaacaaataaagattCCCCATGCAAATAAACTGCACACACTTATAACAGAATTTAACCTTTCCTAAATCCCTTGTATTAATTAGTACACATTTCTGGTTTATATGTtctacttcatttgttttataaTTTACTACCcatctccttttttcttttttcttttttcttttattttgtatatctACCTTTGCAATGTGTTATACACCACAGATAATTGTCATTTTGGTCTGTGAAAGGAGGTGTGAATTTACTTTAAACATCATATGATGTTACTTTTTTGAGAGTATGTCATTTTTCATGTAATGTtatctgtttaaataaaaaataataataataaaaaaatatatgttctGATTCCTGAAAGACCACGTTGTTGTGTGACGTGTGAGTGACGTGACAGAATGCAgcaacatgtttgtgttaaacATTTTGACTCAATAAAGTtttgtaagaaaaacacaactgctTCCGGGTCGGGCTTTGTGTTCTTAAGGTGGTCTGAACCGGTGACGGAGAAAAGTGAGATTTTTCGTCTGATTGTCTTTTAACGGTCACACTTACTGACTTACACTAATTACGTCACGCTTTCAAAGTGTCGTCACCTGAACAGGTACACAGGTGTTCATCAGGTATTGTGTTCCGTGTCTCATAAGTAGTGATACACGTGGGTCTACACGGTCCTCCTTAAATCACAGACACGTTCCTGAGAGCGACACAGGACCAGAACCTGAATTCAGAACCAGGACCTGAACGCAGAACCAGGACCTGAACTCAGAACCAGGACCTGAACTCAGAACCAGGACCTGAACTCAGAACCAGGACCTGAACTCAGAACCAGGACCTGCGGATGAACGCAGTGTCACATTCACAGTGTGAAGATGAATTTGTGCGACGCTCAGTCAgaagtgaagctgctgctgaacaAAGTGAAGCCGTCTGAACTCCACAAACTCTTCAACTGGATCAGAACCTCAGGTAGACTCACCTGTGGGCTTCGATCATTGATCAGCTGCTGACTGAACTGATCATCTACAGTTAGAGTTTATTTAGAGCTGATCAGACAGTCAGTCATCAATAAGATGGATAAAGTGctcatcagagagagagagagagtgtgtgtgtgtgtgtgtgtgtgtgtgtcagagagagagaaatatttaACGTTTTATATCCTGTTGGAGGGGTTAATCTGCAGCAATGCATCATGGTCTATAAGAGTAATTCAATGTTTTCATCTGAATCACTGAACagtaacaagtaactaaagGTGTCAGAataatgtaatggagtaaaagtacactatttaaaggtgcattatatAGAATCTCAGTCAAAATGATCAACAATGTTGACGACATCTATGGAGGCCTGCTGTGTAGCACAGACATCTACTgaggctagcatgctaaccagctagccctgatTCTCCCAGTAGTCCCACTAGCAGCacagctaattgagctaacaagctaatgacAGCTCCAGCCCGAtagaatacagttagcagcagttagcagccaCAGATTTTGAATTCAACAGCTGGCCAACTCTTCCACCCAGCGCCTTTAAAGTGTCCTAACTTTGACCTGTGTGGGCTTCCGTACAGACGAGCTGGACGAGCTGCTGTCAGACAACAGGAAGGTGATTCTACGTCACATCTCAGATGAGCTGAGGGCGGCGCTGCCTCCAGACGCCATGTTACCCTCTGAGAGTACTGCGTACTGCAAGGTACTGtcggaccggaccggaccggaccggaccacAGCATCTTTAATATGTGATGGAAAAAGACTGCAGCTTTTTTCAGTAGTTGGCAGGTCATGTGACCACTGACTCatcaatcccccccccccacacacacacacacacacactttattgatgatgatgtgatgatgatattgatggtgatgatgaagatgacgatgacagtgatggtggtgatggtgacgTGTTTCAGATGCAGCAGCGTTCGCGGCCCACCGTTCACGTGGACAGCTTCTTGTACGATGAAGATCAGGTGGACTCTCTGTGTGAGGAGGGAGCCTTCAGTCGGTCCTACTGTCTCACCTGTGGTTCCTACAAAACCGCACCTTTGGGTCAGAACaccttttcatcatcatcattactgaTGTCTGTTCTCCCTGCTGacatcatcttcctgctcttcctccctcagacTTTATCTCTCACTCATTCTCCATCTCAGAGCTTCAGTTCCTGTTTGAGAATGTTCTTCCAGACCTCAGCGGCCGGCTGCTGGTGGACGTGGGCTCCAGACTGGGAGCTGTCCTGTACGGGGTTAGAaccacacatgcacgcacacatgcacgcacgcacacgcacacacacacacacacatacacacgcacacacgcacacacacacacagagtaacgtgttgcgtgtgtgtgttcaggctcaCGTGTTCAGCTCGGCCTCTCAGCTCGTCGGGGTCGAGCTCAGTGAAGAGTTCGTCAAACTACAGAACGACATCATCAGGAAATACCAGCTGACAGACCGGATACGGGTCAGTAtgaagatacacacacacacacacacacacccccagtAGAAACCAGTGTGACCCACTAGAAGCAGGTTCTGATGGGTCTTCTCTCCTGCAGGTTCTCCACTCTGATGTGTGCCTGCAGGACGCTCTGCTGCAGAGCGCAGATGTTCTCATCATGAACAACGTGTTCGAGTTCTTCATGGAACCAAGAGAACAAGTCAGGTgaggacgcacacacacacacacacacacaccacacacacacacaccacacacaaaaCGTACAAGCACTAATAAAGAGAGGACACAGACTGAAACCCTCATTATTTATCagacaacaacaccaacacaaaaaaacaacatgtgtgtgtgttcagagcaTGGAGGTTCATCATGGAGAACTTCAGGAAGAAAGGATCTCTGCTGGTCACAGTCCCCAGTCTTCAGGAGAGTCTGAGCACTCTGCAggtatctcacacacacacacacacacacacacacacacacacacacacacacacacacacacacacactctctaacATCATCTTTGGTTATTCTGAGATTTCAGGAGGTCAGACTCTAGAAACCAGGACCAGCTTTAAACATGTAATCTCTgaaccacttcctgtttgtgtcccGCAGGAGGCGCTGCAGCCCGGCTGGGTGGAGGAACTTCCTGTGGACTATAATGTTTACctggacagagacacagaccCTGATGCTCTCAGACAGATCCACCTGTACAGGGTCATCTGACCTGAATCAGACTTGTGTAAAGGTCTGAGGACTTTTCTGGAGCAGGGTTCTACAGTTCTGAACCAGTTCTGTTTCTGCACCAAGCAGCTTCTCATGAGTCCTTCAGTGTGAACATGAAGTCCGTCCTCAGTTCTCAGGAACTGGTTTCAAACTGAGTCAGGTGAAACCGTCCTCATAATGTTTGTGTGAATCAGTTTCAGGTCCGATTGACAACCGTCCTCCATTTTACCTCGACACAGGCctgctgttagcatgctaacgttagctacacaTAGTTAGCTACACATCAGTTAGCTACACATCAGTTAGCTACACATCTTA is from Sparus aurata chromosome 16, fSpaAur1.1, whole genome shotgun sequence and encodes:
- the LOC115597293 gene encoding uncharacterized protein LOC115597293 isoform X2; this translates as MNLCDAQSEVKLLLNKVKPSELHKLFNWIRTSDELDELLSDNRKVILRHISDELRAALPPDAMLPSESTAYCKMQQRSRPTVHVDSFLYDEDQVDSLCEEGAFSRSYCLTCGSYKTAPLELQFLFENVLPDLSGRLLVDVGSRLGAVLYGAHVFSSASQLVGVELSEEFVKLQNDIIRKYQLTDRIRVLHSDVCLQDALLQSADVLIMNNVFEFFMEPREQVRAWRFIMENFRKKGSLLVTVPSLQESLSTLQEALQPGWVEELPVDYNVYLDRDTDPDALRQIHLYRVI
- the LOC115597293 gene encoding uncharacterized protein LOC115597293 isoform X1 is translated as MNLCDAQSEVKLLLNKVKPSELHKLFNWIRTSDELDELLSDNRKVILRHISDELRAALPPDAMLPSESTAYCKMQQRSRPTVHVDSFLYDEDQVDSLCEEGAFSRSYCLTCGSYKTAPLDFISHSFSISELQFLFENVLPDLSGRLLVDVGSRLGAVLYGAHVFSSASQLVGVELSEEFVKLQNDIIRKYQLTDRIRVLHSDVCLQDALLQSADVLIMNNVFEFFMEPREQVRAWRFIMENFRKKGSLLVTVPSLQESLSTLQEALQPGWVEELPVDYNVYLDRDTDPDALRQIHLYRVI